The Aureispira anguillae genome contains a region encoding:
- a CDS encoding OmpA family protein, whose translation MKKIVLLFVFFALQGTNLSAQPPEGHGENLIPNPDFEALIGRRPESDVDGSGIFRYNVVGWKSPTQTTPDLKIALPSEIKRAKRDGIDLDKPRSGYKMVGILTHNPESERDDTYREYIQIKLKSALKKGDEYYCEFWVCRARLSKFVSNNIGVALSPTRLSEEGWKPLTSIKPDFNYGELINQDKREWQRISFTFISPNRSEYICIGNFFGNEDTKMVEVKDPIQATVDEKAFNNAYYLIDDVMLCRTVELPEPEPEPEPEPEPEPMAPAPEVGAVIKLDRVFFETAKWALLSESHEQLNELVNLMNEYPSMEIEIHGHTDSRGDNAYNQNLSENRTKSVYEYLVEQGIDAGRMKYIGYGETKPIANNKYADGRQLNRRVEFVVTHIEAENTTIEHSNEVKPYTDHD comes from the coding sequence ATGAAAAAAATTGTATTACTATTCGTTTTTTTTGCTTTACAAGGAACTAATCTTAGTGCTCAACCACCAGAAGGGCATGGTGAGAATTTAATTCCCAATCCTGATTTTGAAGCATTGATTGGGAGGCGGCCTGAATCAGATGTTGACGGCTCTGGGATTTTTCGCTATAATGTCGTTGGGTGGAAAAGCCCTACTCAAACAACACCCGATCTAAAAATAGCACTTCCTTCAGAAATTAAACGAGCCAAAAGAGATGGCATCGACTTGGATAAACCTCGTTCTGGCTATAAAATGGTGGGTATTTTAACGCATAATCCAGAGTCGGAACGAGATGATACTTATCGGGAGTATATTCAAATAAAGCTAAAAAGCGCTTTAAAAAAAGGAGATGAATATTATTGTGAGTTTTGGGTCTGCCGAGCTAGGTTATCCAAATTTGTTTCTAATAATATTGGGGTGGCTTTGTCACCAACTCGTTTGAGCGAAGAAGGATGGAAGCCATTAACGAGCATTAAACCAGATTTTAATTATGGCGAACTAATCAATCAGGATAAACGAGAATGGCAGCGAATTTCATTTACCTTTATTTCACCCAATCGATCAGAGTATATCTGTATTGGTAATTTCTTTGGGAATGAAGATACCAAAATGGTTGAGGTCAAAGACCCTATTCAAGCAACAGTAGATGAAAAGGCTTTTAATAATGCTTATTATCTTATTGATGATGTCATGTTGTGCCGAACAGTTGAATTGCCCGAACCCGAACCTGAGCCAGAACCAGAACCAGAGCCAGAGCCAATGGCTCCTGCACCAGAAGTTGGAGCTGTAATCAAATTAGATCGTGTCTTTTTTGAGACGGCTAAGTGGGCTTTGTTATCTGAATCTCATGAGCAATTGAATGAGTTGGTTAACTTGATGAATGAATATCCATCTATGGAGATCGAAATTCATGGGCATACCGATAGTAGAGGAGATAATGCTTACAATCAGAATTTGTCAGAAAATCGCACCAAATCGGTTTACGAATATCTAGTAGAACAGGGAATTGATGCTGGACGAATGAAGTATATAGGTTATGGAGAAACCAAACCAATTGCCAACAATAAATATGCAGATGGTCGCCAACTGAATCGACGCGTTGAATTTGTAGTGACGCATATTGAGGCGGAAAATACTACGATAGAACATAGCAATGAGGTTAAACCGTATACGGATCATGACTAA
- a CDS encoding WG repeat-containing protein has product MKSNCYIFYALIFLTSWSCTSDTGSGGATQNDGGGPITHTLDTAVGYCFQLSKDGVEEAIELGIYNNKIKGEGVRIYRANQAVYNLIAEGILEGNQAEMRIVATNSRDSKETFTHIETWEINEDVLVAKNRKIKNLEGDYSFRRTYCHQHENSDTTLYDSFGEYFEGYAVVSKNGKFGLINEAGVLTIPLAFRDIGIVREGRITFYDEYLGLRGIMDVNGNVLLEPKYIELMAYSNGLAAFLSEEGKWGFLNLELEIAIEPKYTNVNFFKPDPTRQAFSEGLANVQVENDKWNYIDTKGNRVIAGDFLFTEPFKNGEARVFKNNKWYTINKAGKCIKNCD; this is encoded by the coding sequence ATGAAGTCAAATTGCTATATATTCTATGCGCTTATTTTTTTGACCTCTTGGAGCTGTACAAGCGACACAGGTTCAGGGGGGGCTACCCAAAATGATGGAGGAGGACCAATTACTCATACGCTAGATACTGCGGTAGGGTATTGTTTTCAGCTCTCGAAAGATGGGGTAGAAGAAGCCATAGAACTTGGTATTTACAACAATAAAATAAAGGGGGAGGGAGTCAGAATATATAGAGCTAATCAAGCCGTCTATAATCTTATAGCAGAAGGAATTCTAGAAGGAAATCAAGCTGAAATGAGAATTGTAGCAACAAATTCAAGGGATTCAAAAGAAACGTTTACGCATATAGAAACTTGGGAAATAAACGAAGATGTTTTAGTGGCAAAAAATCGAAAAATTAAAAACTTAGAAGGCGATTATAGCTTTCGAAGAACCTATTGCCATCAACATGAAAATTCAGATACAACGCTATACGATAGTTTTGGTGAATATTTTGAAGGATATGCTGTAGTTTCTAAAAATGGGAAATTTGGATTGATAAATGAAGCGGGGGTATTGACCATTCCTTTGGCATTTAGAGATATAGGTATTGTTCGAGAAGGACGGATTACGTTTTATGATGAATACCTTGGTTTAAGGGGCATCATGGATGTTAATGGCAATGTATTGTTAGAACCCAAATACATCGAATTAATGGCTTATAGCAATGGGCTAGCTGCTTTTTTGAGCGAAGAAGGAAAATGGGGTTTTTTAAACCTAGAATTAGAGATAGCGATTGAGCCTAAATATACGAATGTTAACTTTTTTAAGCCAGATCCTACCCGTCAGGCATTTAGTGAGGGCTTGGCAAATGTACAGGTAGAAAATGATAAGTGGAATTATATTGATACGAAGGGAAATCGTGTTATTGCAGGCGATTTTTTGTTTACAGAACCTTTTAAAAATGGGGAAGCAAGAGTTTTTAAGAATAATAAGTGGTACACGATAAATAAAGCTGGAAAGTGTATTAAAAATTGCGACTAA
- a CDS encoding DUF4836 family protein: MLKTTKFLSAIFAFIILFSMSSCGDSAKVAGSSDISQSIPADATAVFLMNAKQLMQKADYATVKETDFFKDWIQEVEKQSPEMVPFLNDPEAAGISLAGNMGFYFSVPEDFMNSRNIEVAFILPVADKAKMDKAVKVALKDNKEATPETKDGYTITKLNKQMSMVQSDHILAFTTLKDETKINNLVHPSGDNIHTNASFAKHMKANKDVMFWMGVDPLVTAALNSPFTAMTIRGGLAGAQIPEEGLKGNSMSLFYDFKQGEMEMGTAFDFNDILKEELGDLFPNKLNIDYSNYIPSDNLAAAATFGVNSAGVLNFLTKRGWDLYADSYLSKAGLDLGKIRDGITGDLAVGIYPPASQATDPGLVVAMGIKDKKFVEGLFAQAGPFLKKDGDKYTFTGGSNMMDPSAAPMQLFAVVKDDILVVSNSNEQLEKAQAGNSNKIVNEIQDGWMGIYMDYNLINENYDVIANYLPIDPNSLAFSKMMNEYQNVSTATLLAKGDVINGTTTLKNKNVNSLKSLIESFDKMYKDRAKIQEQMDQQMKDEFEGFDEEFATEKENT; the protein is encoded by the coding sequence ATGTTAAAAACAACCAAATTTCTTTCTGCAATTTTTGCATTTATTATTCTCTTTTCAATGAGTTCTTGTGGCGACAGTGCAAAAGTTGCAGGATCTTCGGACATATCCCAATCTATTCCCGCAGATGCAACAGCTGTTTTTTTGATGAATGCCAAACAACTCATGCAAAAAGCGGATTATGCAACCGTAAAAGAAACGGACTTTTTCAAAGATTGGATACAAGAAGTTGAAAAACAATCGCCTGAAATGGTTCCATTTCTCAATGATCCTGAAGCAGCAGGTATTAGCTTGGCTGGCAACATGGGTTTTTATTTTTCTGTTCCTGAAGACTTTATGAACAGTAGAAATATTGAGGTTGCTTTTATTCTTCCTGTTGCAGACAAAGCAAAAATGGATAAAGCTGTAAAAGTCGCACTTAAAGACAATAAAGAAGCTACACCTGAAACAAAGGATGGTTACACGATTACCAAATTGAACAAACAAATGAGTATGGTGCAAAGCGACCATATTCTAGCATTTACGACGCTTAAAGATGAAACAAAAATCAATAATCTTGTCCACCCTTCTGGCGATAACATCCATACTAATGCCAGTTTTGCTAAGCACATGAAAGCAAACAAAGATGTTATGTTTTGGATGGGTGTAGATCCTCTTGTAACAGCAGCTTTGAATAGCCCATTTACCGCAATGACAATCCGAGGAGGCTTGGCAGGTGCACAGATTCCTGAAGAGGGCTTAAAAGGAAACTCTATGTCGCTTTTCTACGATTTTAAGCAAGGCGAAATGGAAATGGGAACTGCCTTTGATTTCAACGATATTCTAAAAGAAGAATTGGGCGATTTATTTCCGAACAAATTGAATATTGATTATTCTAATTATATCCCTTCTGATAATTTAGCAGCAGCGGCTACTTTTGGTGTGAACTCTGCTGGAGTATTAAACTTTTTGACCAAACGTGGTTGGGATTTATATGCAGATTCATATTTATCAAAAGCTGGTTTGGACTTGGGCAAAATCAGAGATGGTATTACAGGTGATCTAGCAGTAGGCATCTATCCTCCTGCATCGCAAGCAACAGACCCAGGTTTGGTTGTTGCCATGGGTATCAAAGACAAAAAGTTTGTTGAAGGCTTATTTGCACAAGCAGGTCCTTTCCTAAAAAAAGACGGAGACAAATATACATTTACGGGTGGTAGCAATATGATGGATCCTTCCGCTGCTCCAATGCAACTTTTTGCAGTCGTAAAAGATGATATTTTAGTGGTTTCCAACTCTAATGAGCAACTTGAAAAAGCACAAGCAGGAAATAGCAATAAAATTGTAAATGAAATTCAAGATGGTTGGATGGGTATTTATATGGATTATAATTTAATTAACGAAAATTATGATGTTATTGCCAACTACTTGCCAATAGACCCCAATAGCCTAGCCTTTTCAAAAATGATGAATGAGTACCAAAACGTTAGCACAGCAACGTTATTGGCAAAAGGAGATGTTATCAATGGTACAACTACTCTTAAAAACAAAAACGTTAACAGTTTAAAAAGCTTGATTGAATCGTTTGATAAAATGTACAAGGATAGAGCAAAAATTCAGGAACAAATGGATCAACAAATGAAAGATGAATTTGAAGGTTTTGACGAAGAATTTGCTACCGAAAAAGAAAATACCTAG
- a CDS encoding glycosyltransferase: MKKIYLTVTNDLTYDQRMIRIGTSLATAGYEVWLIGRHRSNSKALKQQAFQQKRLSCFFNKGKFFYLEYNIRLFFFLLWNRFDAVCSIDLDTILAGYYASKLKRKICIYDAHEYFTEVPEVVQRPTTKRIWEWVAQHTIPKLEHAYTVCESLQKVFKERYHTNFEVIRNVPFQQNNSPQPLPFQQPFILLYQGVLNDGRGLEEMIAAMQDLEGVEFWLAGEGDCSQALRALTQQLGLNNRVKFLGYVQPHELTEITKKVHLGINLLQNKGLNYYYSLANKFFDYIQAQKPSLNMNFPEYATIIQRFPVGLLLDNLERKTIVECIQNLVNSPDLYYDLQEHCKIAAQEFIWEKEELKLIQFYHNIWASNSLT, translated from the coding sequence ATGAAAAAAATATACCTTACTGTTACCAATGATTTAACCTATGACCAACGAATGATTCGCATCGGAACTAGCCTTGCAACAGCAGGTTATGAGGTTTGGTTAATTGGTCGTCACCGTTCCAACTCCAAAGCCTTAAAACAGCAAGCGTTTCAACAAAAACGACTATCTTGTTTCTTTAACAAGGGAAAATTCTTTTATTTGGAGTACAATATTCGCCTTTTTTTCTTTTTGTTATGGAATCGTTTTGATGCTGTTTGCAGCATAGATTTAGATACAATTTTGGCGGGTTATTATGCAAGTAAACTCAAACGTAAAATCTGCATTTACGATGCTCATGAATATTTTACAGAAGTTCCTGAAGTAGTTCAACGCCCAACTACCAAACGGATCTGGGAATGGGTCGCTCAACACACCATTCCTAAATTAGAACATGCCTATACTGTTTGTGAGAGTCTACAAAAAGTCTTTAAGGAACGATACCATACTAACTTTGAGGTCATTCGAAATGTTCCCTTCCAACAAAACAACAGTCCCCAACCACTTCCTTTTCAACAGCCGTTTATTTTATTGTATCAGGGCGTTCTAAATGACGGCCGTGGTTTAGAAGAGATGATTGCTGCCATGCAAGACCTTGAAGGGGTAGAATTTTGGCTGGCAGGAGAAGGAGATTGTTCCCAAGCACTTCGAGCACTCACCCAACAACTAGGGCTGAATAATCGGGTAAAGTTTTTGGGGTATGTCCAGCCACATGAATTAACTGAAATTACTAAAAAAGTACACCTTGGAATTAACTTATTGCAAAACAAAGGGCTTAATTATTATTACTCATTAGCCAATAAGTTTTTTGATTACATTCAAGCTCAAAAACCTTCTTTGAACATGAATTTTCCTGAGTATGCAACGATTATTCAGCGCTTTCCTGTTGGCTTACTCTTAGACAACTTAGAGCGTAAAACCATTGTTGAGTGTATTCAGAACCTTGTTAATTCTCCAGATTTGTATTATGACTTGCAAGAACATTGCAAAATTGCCGCCCAAGAATTCATCTGGGAAAAAGAAGAACTAAAACTGATTCAGTTTTATCATAATATCTGGGCTTCAAATTCGCTAACCTAG
- a CDS encoding DUF2341 domain-containing protein gives MKPLIGIISLMHLTVIALAQPTNYGFGKQIEIQSSQVSGTSTLSNFPLLVSFTDPDLRLVANGGKVENANGYDITFTLDDCNTSLHHQIEKYDPATGEYIAWVNIPSLSASANTEIHMYYGNNAVTSNPSTKSIWGANVAAVYHLSNNDFDDATSNGMDATNHLTTNVAGKIGDARNFSGSGQYLNVAESGTTSLDLVELTMSAWIFPTNYNVVADRGMILNKESTYEMGLQDNTGAFQAAARPSCWRWAGTRIVPLSTWSKVTIVFAGGLQKHYVNGVFIESFVDCSNPLTLNDQDLRIGARGGNGAVGSYFIGNIDEVKITNREETADWIATEYNNQNAPSTFYTVSTEMMANDLCILLPTELRDFDCTKIADQTIQIEWETVSETNIDYFMIERSPNGLDWEVLGKVDGAGNSTELQHYKIFDYQALLPISYYRLKQVDLDGEFSYSEIRAVTTGKAQKSALSIYPNPVTDQVILKAKEVEELSQIRLFNALGQDVTILVSLLEQNKTKAILDLSNLGRGIYYIKTKTSSKRIQKR, from the coding sequence ATGAAACCACTTATTGGCATCATTAGCTTGATGCACCTTACCGTTATTGCCTTAGCCCAACCGACCAATTATGGATTTGGCAAGCAAATAGAAATTCAATCTTCGCAAGTTTCAGGAACTTCTACGCTCTCAAACTTTCCTTTGTTAGTTAGTTTTACAGACCCCGATTTGAGGTTGGTTGCCAATGGAGGAAAAGTAGAAAATGCCAATGGATATGACATAACATTTACTTTAGATGATTGTAATACAAGCCTTCATCATCAAATAGAAAAATATGATCCTGCAACAGGGGAGTATATTGCATGGGTAAATATTCCTTCGTTAAGTGCAAGTGCGAATACAGAAATTCACATGTATTATGGAAATAATGCCGTTACTAGCAATCCATCTACCAAATCGATTTGGGGCGCAAATGTTGCAGCAGTATATCATCTATCCAATAACGATTTTGATGATGCAACTTCTAATGGAATGGATGCCACGAACCATCTGACAACGAATGTTGCAGGGAAAATAGGAGATGCTCGAAATTTTAGCGGTTCGGGGCAATATTTAAATGTTGCTGAATCTGGAACAACGAGTTTGGATTTGGTAGAGTTAACGATGAGTGCGTGGATTTTTCCCACCAATTATAATGTGGTAGCTGACCGAGGAATGATTCTGAATAAGGAGAGCACCTACGAAATGGGCTTACAAGATAATACTGGAGCATTTCAAGCCGCAGCTCGACCCAGTTGTTGGCGTTGGGCTGGCACTAGAATTGTTCCGCTATCTACTTGGAGCAAAGTAACTATTGTCTTTGCTGGTGGTCTTCAAAAGCATTATGTTAATGGTGTGTTTATAGAGAGTTTTGTAGATTGTTCTAATCCCTTAACGTTAAACGATCAAGATTTGAGAATTGGAGCGAGAGGCGGAAACGGAGCAGTAGGAAGTTATTTTATAGGGAATATTGATGAAGTAAAAATTACCAATAGAGAAGAAACCGCAGATTGGATTGCCACAGAATACAACAACCAAAATGCTCCATCAACTTTTTATACGGTTTCTACCGAAATGATGGCAAACGATCTTTGTATTTTATTACCGACTGAATTACGTGATTTTGATTGTACAAAGATAGCTGATCAAACCATTCAAATTGAGTGGGAAACAGTTTCAGAGACTAATATTGATTATTTTATGATTGAGCGTTCCCCAAATGGATTGGATTGGGAAGTATTGGGGAAAGTTGATGGTGCTGGAAATTCTACGGAATTGCAACACTATAAAATTTTTGATTATCAAGCTCTTTTGCCAATCTCTTATTATCGATTGAAACAAGTTGATTTGGATGGCGAGTTCTCTTATTCTGAAATAAGAGCAGTAACAACAGGGAAAGCACAAAAAAGCGCATTAAGTATTTATCCTAATCCAGTTACGGATCAAGTGATTTTAAAGGCAAAAGAAGTAGAGGAACTAAGTCAGATTAGACTATTTAATGCTTTGGGGCAAGATGTAACGATTTTGGTGAGCCTATTGGAACAAAATAAAACCAAAGCGATTTTGGATTTATCCAATTTAGGGAGAGGTATTTATTATATAAAAACAAAAACAAGTAGTAAAAGAATACAAAAGCGTTGA